A section of the Metabacillus endolithicus genome encodes:
- a CDS encoding AraC family transcriptional regulator, with the protein MKSNLLQELIQLNDEEKLILQQKHEVQKELYTSQESFVVEGEKFLNNNTMIMVRKHTRFVHFPKHKHNYIEVNYVFNGSLNQTVGNERLELRKGDILFLNQHIEHELEACGEEDIIINFIIKPEFFSFVFSYLTTENLITNFLINSLFDHTQNGQYLYFAVSEIESIQELIGKIIVEIMNPSMMSESTIKLYMGLLMVELIKNSDKVKYKDDTHRHHIIVESLKYIEEQYQDASLYELSKKLQQPHYTLSKEIKKATSYTFKELVQEKRLSVAKDLLENTTLAITSIIEEVGYENISYFYRVFKSKYGYTPKKFREQLTKG; encoded by the coding sequence ATGAAATCCAATCTTTTACAAGAGCTCATCCAACTTAATGATGAAGAAAAACTGATTCTTCAGCAAAAACACGAAGTTCAAAAGGAGCTCTACACGAGCCAAGAAAGCTTTGTGGTTGAAGGTGAAAAATTTCTAAACAATAATACGATGATTATGGTTAGGAAGCATACGAGATTTGTACATTTTCCGAAGCATAAGCACAATTATATTGAAGTGAATTATGTTTTTAACGGTTCACTGAATCAAACGGTTGGGAACGAAAGGTTAGAGCTTAGAAAAGGTGATATTCTTTTTCTCAACCAGCATATTGAGCATGAACTCGAAGCTTGTGGAGAAGAAGATATTATAATTAATTTTATTATTAAGCCTGAATTTTTCTCGTTTGTTTTTTCTTATTTAACGACTGAGAATTTAATAACGAATTTTTTAATTAATAGTTTATTCGATCACACGCAAAACGGACAATATCTTTATTTTGCTGTATCGGAAATAGAGAGTATCCAGGAGTTGATAGGAAAAATTATAGTCGAAATTATGAATCCTTCGATGATGTCAGAGTCAACGATAAAATTGTATATGGGCTTATTAATGGTTGAGCTTATTAAAAACTCTGATAAAGTTAAATATAAAGATGATACTCATCGACATCACATTATTGTTGAGTCTTTAAAATATATTGAAGAACAATACCAAGATGCGTCTTTATATGAGTTATCAAAAAAACTTCAGCAGCCTCATTACACGTTAAGTAAAGAAATAAAAAAAGCTACTAGTTATACGTTTAAGGAGCTTGTACAAGAAAAAAGATTAAGCGTGGCAAAGGATTTATTGGAAAATACAACACTAGCAATTACCTCGATTATTGAAGAGGTTGGATATGAAAATATTAGTTATTTTTATCGAGTGTTCAAAAGCAAATACGGATATACACCAAAGAAGTTTCGCGAACAACTAACAAAAGGCTAG
- the rhaB gene encoding rhamnulokinase yields MTKYSLAVDIGASSGRLILGHIEDGKLQLNEIHRFENNIVKKNEHFCWDIETLFSEIKIGIKKCNDLNIKPDSIGIDTWAVDFVLLDEHNNLLTDAVAYRDPRTDGMMEEVFTIIPKEKLYFETGIQFQKFNTIYQLFALKQKSPDVLKKAKSFLMIPEYLNFLLTGKKANEYTNATSTQLVNAFTKQWDHELLDKLGINTEMFHEILPPKTVLGTLTEELVSEFGFDMKVVLPATHDTGSAVISVPELEDTIYLSSGTWSLIGVENRFPICVPKALQYNFTNEGGIDYRYRFLKNIMGLWMIQEVKRNYHDEISFAEFVELAQQEGDFQSIVNVDDDRFLKPENMVSEIQKYCKETNQQVPQTPGQIAKCVYDSLADSYKRAISEIEEIFEKSFPRVNVIGGGCQNEMLNQLLANVTNKEVCAGPVEATAIGNIVAQLMALDEVEEIHQARALIKDSFEVKSYKQQYVKG; encoded by the coding sequence ATGACAAAATATAGCTTAGCAGTAGATATTGGTGCTTCAAGCGGAAGGTTAATTCTTGGCCATATTGAAGATGGCAAATTACAACTAAATGAAATACACCGATTTGAAAACAATATCGTGAAAAAGAATGAACACTTTTGTTGGGATATTGAAACCTTATTTTCTGAAATCAAAATAGGAATTAAAAAGTGTAATGACCTTAATATAAAGCCAGATAGTATTGGTATTGATACATGGGCGGTTGACTTTGTTCTATTAGATGAACATAACAATTTATTAACAGATGCCGTAGCTTATCGCGATCCTCGTACAGATGGCATGATGGAGGAAGTATTTACGATCATTCCAAAAGAAAAGCTATACTTTGAGACTGGTATTCAATTTCAAAAGTTTAATACAATTTATCAATTATTTGCATTAAAACAAAAATCACCTGATGTGCTGAAAAAGGCAAAATCATTTTTAATGATCCCTGAGTATCTTAACTTTTTACTAACTGGTAAAAAGGCTAACGAGTATACAAATGCTACTTCTACACAATTAGTAAATGCATTTACAAAGCAATGGGATCATGAATTGCTTGATAAATTAGGTATTAATACAGAAATGTTTCATGAAATACTGCCTCCTAAAACAGTATTAGGAACATTAACAGAAGAGCTTGTTTCTGAATTTGGTTTTGATATGAAAGTAGTTTTACCTGCAACACATGATACTGGTTCTGCTGTCATCTCAGTTCCTGAACTAGAGGATACGATTTATTTAAGCTCTGGGACATGGTCGTTAATTGGAGTGGAAAATCGTTTTCCAATTTGTGTTCCAAAGGCACTTCAATATAATTTTACAAACGAAGGTGGCATCGATTATCGCTATCGTTTCTTGAAAAATATTATGGGACTTTGGATGATTCAAGAAGTAAAACGTAATTATCATGATGAAATTTCTTTTGCTGAATTTGTAGAGTTGGCACAACAAGAAGGAGATTTTCAATCTATCGTAAATGTGGATGATGATCGTTTCTTAAAACCTGAAAACATGGTAAGTGAAATTCAAAAATATTGTAAAGAAACAAACCAACAAGTCCCTCAAACACCAGGACAGATTGCAAAATGTGTATATGATAGTTTAGCAGATAGCTATAAACGTGCGATCAGTGAAATAGAAGAAATATTTGAGAAAAGCTTTCCAAGAGTGAATGTAATTGGTGGCGGTTGTCAAAACGAAATGCTTAATCAATTACTTGCAAATGTAACAAATAAAGAGGTGTGTGCAGGTCCGGTGGAAGCAACTGCCATTGGAAACATTGTGGCACAGCTTATGGCATTAGATGAAGTAGAAGAAATTCATCAAGCGAGAGCATTAATCAAAGATTCATTCGAAGTAAAATCATATAAACAACAATACGTGAAAGGATGA